A section of the Malania oleifera isolate guangnan ecotype guangnan chromosome 2, ASM2987363v1, whole genome shotgun sequence genome encodes:
- the LOC131148941 gene encoding probable aquaporin PIP2-5 — protein sequence MSNDIEVAEQGEFSAKDYHDPPPATLIDAEELTKWSFYRALIAEFVATLLFLYITVLTVIGYKSQNDPTKNADDCGGVGLLGIAWAFGGTIFILVYCTAGISGGHINPAVTFGLFLGRKVSLIRAVMYMVAQCLGAICGVGLVKAFQKAYYNRYGGGANEVAHGYSIGVGLAAEIVGTFVLVYTVFSATDPKRSARDSHVPVLAPLPIGFAVFMVHLATIPITGTGINPARSFGAAVIYNNDKAWDDHWIFWVGPFVGAGIAALYHQYILRAGAIKALGSFRSTT from the exons atgtcgaaTGACATAGAGGTGGCGGAGCAGGGGGAGTTCTCGGCGAAGGACTACCACGACCCACCGCCGGCGACGCTCATCGACGCGGAGGAACTCACCAAATGGTCATTCTACAGAGCTCTCATCGCGGAGTTCGTGGCCACCCTCCTCTTCCTCTACATCACCGTCCTAACCGTGATTGGCTACAAGAGCCAGAACGACCCCACCAAGAACGCGGACGACTGCGGCGGAGTAGGCCTCCTTGGCATCGCCTGGGCCTTCGGCGGCACGATCTTCATCCTGGTTTACTGCACCGCCGGCATCTCCG GAGGACACATAAACCCAGCAGTAACATTCGGGCTGTTCTTGGGGAGGAAGGTGTCACTGATAAGGGCTGTGATGTACATGGTAGCGCAGTGTTTGGGGGCGATATGCGGAGTGGGACTGGTGAAGGCATTCCAAAAGGCATACTACAATAGGTACGGAGGTGGGGCTAATGAGGTCGCCCACGGCTACTCCATCGGCGTTGGGCTGGCCGCTGAGATCGTTGGCACCTTCGTCCTCGTCTACACCGTCTTCTCTGCCACTGATCCTAAAAGAAGTGCTCGAGACTCCCATGTCCCC GTATTGGCACCACTACCCATTGGGTTTGCGGTGTTCATGGTTCACTTGGCGACAATTCCAATCACTGGCACTGGCATCAACCCTGCTCGAAGTTTCGGAGCTGCTGTCATCTACAACAATGACAAGGCTTGGGATGACCAC TGGATATTCTGGGTTGGGCCATTCGTGGGAGCTGGAATTGCAGCACTATATCACCAGTACATTCTGAGAGCGGGCGCCATTAAAGCTTTGGGTTCCTTCAGAAGCACCACCTAG
- the LOC131148099 gene encoding sugar transporter ERD6-like 6 — MSFREENEDLRKPFLHTRSWYRMGLRQSSMLGSSQAIRDSSVSIVACVLIIALGPIKFGFISGYSSPTQSAITSNLNLTVSEFSLFGSLSNVGAMVGAIVSGQIVEYIGRKRSLMIAAIPNIIGWLAISFAKDYSFLYMGRLLEGFGVGIISYTVPVYIAEIARQNMRGRLGSVNQMFCKEIEIAEKLFLKLCVCISLDVWILLISTT, encoded by the exons ATGAGTTTCAGGGAGGAGAATGAAGATCTCAGGAAACCGTTCCTCCACACGAGGAGCTGGTACCGTATGGGGTTAAGGCAATCCAGCATGTTGGGATCTTCTCAGGCCATTCGTGATAGCTCCGTCTCTATCGTCGCCTGTGTCCTCATCATCGCCTTGGGTCCTATTAAGTTTGGCTTCATC TCTGGTTATTCTTCACCTACCCAATCAGCCATTACTAGCAACCTGAACTTGACTGTATCGGAG TTCTCATTGTTTGGTTCGCTCTCAAATGTGGGCGCCATGGTTGGGGCAATAGTGAGCGGTCAGATTGTTGAGTACATTGGGAGAAAAAGG TCCTTGATGATAGCTGCCATCCCTAATATTATTGGTTGGCTTGCAATATCATTTGCCAAA GATTACTCATTTCTTTACATGGGAAGATTGTTGGAGGGTTTTGGTGTGGGAATAATATCGTACACG GTTCCTGTATATATAGCTGAGATAGCACGTCAAAACATGAGAGGCCGCCTTGGTTCTGTTAATCAG ATGTTTTGCAAAGAGATTGAAATCGCAGAGAAGCTTTTTCTCAAACTATGTGTTTGCATATCGTTAGATGTTTGGATTCTTTTGATTTCAACAACATGA